One Novipirellula caenicola genomic window carries:
- a CDS encoding prenyltransferase/squalene oxidase repeat-containing protein, with amino-acid sequence MMRLFAGLFCFIATISTVISPVLADSRLDAKIQRSAAKGIEFLKNRGQADDGSFSGETGAAVTALCVNAILQHRPQAINDPMIEKALAYISSKFQPDGGIYATGSSHQNYETSVAIGALVRANKDGRYDSTLKRAETFLKGLQWDEGEGIESSDPSYGGAGYGKHKRPDLSNTSFFIDALRDLGNEADDESLQKALKFVVRSQNLADEGNDTPHADEVNDGGFYYTPAAGGESQAGQAEGGGLRSYGSMTYAGLKSMIYAGLSADDPRVLAAMDFIRKHYSLDSNPGMGQAGLYYYYHTFAKALDAANVDVLDDASGTPHPWREELANHLISEQQPDGSWVNKQSERWMEGDRQLVTAYALLALSYCRE; translated from the coding sequence ATGATGCGATTGTTTGCAGGTCTGTTTTGTTTCATCGCGACGATTTCCACCGTGATTTCCCCGGTTTTGGCCGATTCACGGCTGGATGCCAAAATTCAGCGTTCGGCGGCCAAAGGAATTGAATTTCTGAAAAATCGAGGCCAGGCCGACGACGGATCCTTTAGCGGGGAGACCGGTGCGGCCGTTACCGCCCTCTGCGTCAACGCGATTCTGCAGCACCGCCCGCAAGCGATCAACGATCCGATGATCGAAAAAGCGCTGGCGTATATTTCATCGAAATTTCAACCCGACGGTGGAATTTACGCCACCGGTTCGTCACACCAAAACTACGAAACGTCGGTCGCCATTGGGGCTCTGGTGCGGGCCAACAAGGATGGGCGATATGACAGTACGCTCAAACGCGCCGAAACCTTCTTGAAGGGATTGCAGTGGGACGAGGGCGAAGGCATCGAGTCGTCCGACCCCAGCTATGGCGGTGCGGGCTACGGAAAGCACAAACGGCCGGACCTTTCCAACACGTCGTTTTTCATCGATGCGCTTCGCGATCTCGGTAACGAAGCCGACGATGAATCGTTGCAGAAAGCGTTGAAGTTCGTTGTCCGCTCGCAGAATTTGGCCGATGAGGGGAACGACACGCCTCATGCAGACGAAGTCAACGATGGCGGTTTCTATTACACGCCTGCTGCCGGCGGTGAAAGCCAAGCCGGCCAAGCCGAAGGAGGCGGATTGCGAAGCTATGGCTCGATGACCTATGCGGGGCTGAAAAGCATGATCTACGCAGGCCTATCCGCCGATGACCCTCGCGTGTTGGCCGCGATGGACTTTATCCGCAAACACTATTCGCTCGATTCGAACCCAGGCATGGGGCAAGCCGGGTTGTACTACTACTATCACACGTTCGCCAAAGCACTCGACGCGGCCAATGTCGACGTATTGGATGACGCATCGGGAACGCCGCACCCATGGCGAGAAGAGTTGGCCAATCATTTGATTTCCGAACAGCAACCCGATGGATCGTGGGTCAACAAGCAGAGCGAGCGTTGGATGGAAGGGGATCGTCAACTCGTCACCGCTTATGCGTTGTTGGCACTGTCTTATTGCCGCGAATAA